A window of Clavibacter michiganensis contains these coding sequences:
- a CDS encoding cold-shock protein gives MATGTVKWFNAEKGFGFIAPDNGTADVFAHYSAIATGGYKSLDENQKVEFEVAQGPKGPQAENIRPL, from the coding sequence ATGGCAACAGGCACCGTCAAGTGGTTCAACGCTGAAAAGGGCTTCGGCTTCATCGCTCCCGACAACGGAACCGCGGATGTGTTCGCTCACTACTCCGCGATCGCGACGGGCGGCTACAAGTCGCTCGACGAGAACCAGAAGGTCGAGTTCGAGGTCGCCCAGGGCCCCAAGGGTCCCCAGGCTGAGAACATCCGCCCGCTCTAA
- a CDS encoding bifunctional 3'-5' exonuclease/DNA polymerase: MHILVARTPSGVRLVDLDATGTVTGTRDVPSAEWPAVAAARERAATSPRWVWDDTAAWARTLIAAGVRVARCHDLRLCHAILRLSTQTAGSELARLPAGPWDRAAPSEREPSASATLFDDLDTSDGRSPDELVAELRLQLEAVAASAEPGRLRLLLAAESAGALVAAEMSADGLPWDTSVHDALLVDLLGGRPAHGGAPPALLRLAARVREILRAPDLNVDSPPDVLRALRRAGIDAASTRQWELQEIDHPVIAPLLEHKRLSRLLTANGWTWMETWIRDGRFHPEYVPGGVVTGRWAASGGGALQLPRQIRSAVRADRGWRLVVADAAQLEPRVLAALAEDRAMADAGRGTDLYQGLVDAGVVDTRAHAKVAMLGAMYGATSGESGRLMPRLVRAYPRATGYVERAARAGESGAVVSTRLGRSSPPPGDAWVDVQQIGRAGEASSADAARARTSARDQGRFTRNFVVQGSAAEWALCWLAGLRRRLAAMERPGSRPHLVFFLHDEVMVHAPDDRVDEVRVAVADAAAEAGRLLFGDAPVDFPVTIAVVDDYAQAK, encoded by the coding sequence ATGCACATCCTGGTCGCGCGGACGCCGTCCGGCGTGCGGCTGGTCGACCTCGACGCGACCGGGACCGTCACGGGGACCCGCGACGTCCCCTCCGCCGAATGGCCCGCGGTGGCCGCCGCCCGCGAGCGGGCGGCGACCTCCCCGCGCTGGGTCTGGGACGACACGGCGGCGTGGGCCCGGACCCTCATCGCCGCGGGCGTGCGCGTCGCGCGCTGCCACGACCTCCGGCTCTGCCACGCGATCCTCCGGCTCTCGACGCAGACCGCCGGCAGCGAGCTCGCGCGCCTGCCCGCCGGCCCCTGGGACCGGGCTGCCCCGTCCGAGCGGGAGCCGTCCGCGTCCGCCACGCTCTTCGACGACCTCGACACGTCCGACGGCCGCTCGCCGGACGAGCTGGTCGCCGAGCTCCGTCTCCAGCTCGAGGCGGTCGCGGCCAGCGCCGAGCCCGGCCGCCTGCGGCTCCTGCTCGCGGCGGAGTCCGCGGGCGCCCTCGTCGCCGCGGAGATGTCCGCCGACGGGCTGCCCTGGGACACGTCCGTCCACGACGCGCTCCTGGTCGACCTGCTCGGCGGACGGCCCGCGCACGGCGGAGCGCCTCCCGCGCTCCTGCGGCTCGCGGCGCGCGTCCGGGAGATCCTCCGGGCGCCTGACCTCAACGTCGACAGCCCGCCCGACGTGCTCCGCGCCCTGCGCCGTGCCGGCATCGACGCCGCGAGCACCCGGCAGTGGGAGCTGCAGGAGATCGACCACCCCGTCATCGCGCCGCTGCTGGAGCACAAGAGGCTCTCCCGCCTGCTCACGGCGAACGGGTGGACCTGGATGGAGACGTGGATCCGCGACGGCCGCTTCCACCCCGAGTACGTGCCGGGTGGCGTGGTCACGGGGCGCTGGGCGGCAAGCGGCGGCGGGGCGCTGCAGCTGCCGCGGCAGATCCGGTCCGCCGTCCGCGCGGATCGCGGCTGGCGGCTCGTGGTGGCCGACGCCGCCCAGCTCGAGCCGCGCGTGCTCGCCGCGCTGGCGGAGGACCGCGCCATGGCCGACGCGGGTCGCGGCACGGACCTCTACCAGGGCCTCGTCGACGCCGGCGTCGTGGACACCCGCGCGCACGCCAAGGTCGCGATGCTGGGCGCCATGTACGGCGCCACCTCCGGCGAGAGCGGGCGCCTGATGCCGCGGCTCGTCCGGGCGTACCCGCGCGCCACCGGCTACGTGGAGCGCGCGGCCCGGGCGGGGGAGAGCGGGGCCGTCGTGAGCACGCGGCTCGGCAGGTCCTCGCCGCCGCCCGGCGACGCGTGGGTCGACGTGCAGCAGATCGGCCGCGCGGGAGAGGCGTCCAGCGCGGATGCGGCTCGTGCGCGCACGTCCGCCCGCGACCAGGGCCGGTTCACCCGCAACTTCGTCGTCCAGGGCAGCGCCGCCGAGTGGGCGCTCTGCTGGCTCGCCGGGCTGCGGCGCCGCCTCGCCGCGATGGAGCGGCCCGGATCCCGACCGCACCTCGTCTTCTTCCTCCACGACGAGGTCATGGTGCACGCGCCCGACGACCGCGTGGACGAGGTCCGCGTGGCCGTGGCCGACGCCGCCGCGGAGGCCGGCCGCCTGCTGTTCGGCGACGCGCCCGTAGACTTCCCCGTCACGATCGCGGTGGTCGACGACTACGCGCAGGCGAAGTGA
- a CDS encoding DUF1684 domain-containing protein, which translates to MTDPATAAPAPTDPAEVLAVYRSRREQMVVLPQGNLALVNTQWISHDAAPQPVYGIPGTWSPLEPGVSGLRVRASASDGLHVDGVLVDGEAIVRGRDDPKPSSVVASDTVSAFVIASEEGTYALRVWDAQSDAIRDFGGIDAFPYSEEWVVTADFTPIEGGRAMGFEHLKDDGTTKDKVVPGEITFTKDGVDYSLAAFREGRALLLVFSDATSGESTYGVGRFLMVAPSPDGTITLDFNRAYLPPCAFSYNFNCPMPPKQNRFAVPIEAGEKNVLAKDGGLLH; encoded by the coding sequence ATGACCGATCCCGCCACCGCCGCCCCCGCTCCCACCGACCCGGCGGAGGTGCTCGCCGTCTACCGCTCGCGACGCGAGCAGATGGTGGTCCTGCCCCAGGGCAACCTGGCCCTCGTCAACACGCAGTGGATCTCCCATGACGCCGCACCGCAGCCCGTCTACGGGATCCCCGGCACCTGGTCGCCGCTCGAGCCCGGCGTCTCGGGCCTCCGGGTGCGGGCGAGCGCGTCCGACGGCCTGCACGTCGACGGCGTCCTCGTCGACGGCGAGGCGATCGTGCGCGGCCGTGACGACCCGAAGCCGTCCTCCGTCGTCGCCAGCGACACCGTGTCGGCGTTCGTCATCGCGAGCGAGGAGGGGACGTACGCGCTCCGCGTCTGGGACGCGCAGTCCGACGCGATCCGCGACTTCGGCGGCATCGACGCCTTCCCCTACTCCGAGGAGTGGGTCGTCACGGCCGACTTCACGCCCATCGAGGGCGGCCGCGCGATGGGGTTCGAGCACCTCAAGGACGACGGCACCACCAAGGACAAGGTCGTGCCCGGCGAGATCACGTTCACCAAGGACGGCGTCGACTACTCGCTGGCCGCCTTCCGCGAGGGCCGCGCGCTCCTGCTGGTCTTCTCGGACGCCACCAGCGGCGAGTCCACGTACGGCGTGGGCCGCTTCCTCATGGTCGCGCCGTCGCCCGACGGGACGATCACGCTCGACTTCAACCGCGCCTACCTGCCCCCGTGCGCCTTCAGCTACAACTTCAACTGCCCGATGCCCCCGAAGCAGAACCGCTTCGCCGTCCCCATCGAGGCGGGGGAGAAGAACGTCCTCGCCAAGGACGGCGGGCTGCTGCACTAG
- a CDS encoding PadR family transcriptional regulator: MSVRHALLAVLTEGTCYGYQLRTEFSRRTGTSVPLNVGQIYNTLDRLERDGLVVKGATDEEGHVPYTITGAGHAEVEAWLASAVGPVGVRDELLVKVTLALSLPSGDALEVVRTQREGSLTEAAALARIRSELETDGGEVAIAHLLAVEAQEAQVAARLAFLDAAERRIDDARATGARPAGLAAAPRRGRPARQPGRAAH; the protein is encoded by the coding sequence ATGTCGGTGCGGCACGCGCTCCTCGCGGTCCTCACCGAGGGCACCTGCTACGGGTACCAGCTGCGGACGGAGTTCTCGCGACGGACGGGTACGTCCGTCCCCCTCAACGTCGGCCAGATCTACAACACCCTCGACCGGCTTGAGCGCGACGGCCTGGTCGTCAAGGGCGCCACGGACGAGGAGGGCCACGTGCCGTACACGATCACCGGGGCCGGGCACGCGGAGGTCGAGGCGTGGCTGGCGTCCGCCGTCGGCCCCGTCGGGGTTCGGGACGAGCTGCTGGTGAAGGTCACGCTCGCGCTGTCGCTCCCCTCGGGCGACGCGCTCGAGGTCGTGCGGACCCAGCGGGAGGGCTCGCTGACCGAAGCGGCGGCGCTCGCGCGGATCCGCTCGGAGCTCGAGACGGACGGCGGCGAGGTCGCGATCGCGCACCTGCTCGCGGTGGAGGCGCAGGAGGCGCAGGTGGCCGCCCGGCTGGCGTTCCTCGACGCGGCCGAGCGCCGCATCGATGACGCGCGCGCGACGGGTGCGCGACCCGCTGGACTGGCCGCGGCGCCCCGCCGAGGACGTCCCGCGCGCCAGCCGGGCCGAGCCGCGCACTGA
- a CDS encoding DUF3145 domain-containing protein — MEAPVANSRPARGVLYVHSSPRALCPHVEWAAGRALGHAVNFTWDPQPVLKGAMRAEYYWEGPEGSGAAIASGLRGWEHLRYEVTEDAGPGRDGGRWMHTPDLGVFFAQTDTAGNTVIPEDRIRYALDVAGSNTLELHRELRLAMGQAWDDELEAFRHASDFSPVVWLHKVG; from the coding sequence ATGGAAGCACCCGTCGCCAACTCAAGACCGGCTCGAGGAGTGCTCTACGTGCATTCCTCCCCTCGCGCGCTCTGCCCCCATGTCGAATGGGCCGCCGGTCGTGCTCTGGGTCACGCCGTGAACTTCACCTGGGACCCGCAGCCCGTGCTGAAGGGCGCCATGCGCGCGGAGTACTACTGGGAGGGCCCGGAAGGGTCCGGCGCGGCCATCGCCAGCGGGCTCCGCGGCTGGGAGCACCTCCGCTACGAGGTCACCGAGGACGCCGGTCCCGGCCGTGACGGCGGTCGGTGGATGCACACGCCCGACCTCGGCGTGTTCTTCGCGCAGACCGACACGGCCGGCAACACGGTCATCCCGGAGGACCGCATCCGCTACGCACTCGACGTCGCGGGATCCAACACGCTGGAGCTGCACCGCGAGCTCCGCCTCGCCATGGGGCAGGCCTGGGACGACGAGCTGGAGGCCTTCCGCCACGCGAGCGACTTCAGCCCGGTGGTCTGGCTGCACAAGGTCGGCTGA
- a CDS encoding beta-ketoacyl-[acyl-carrier-protein] synthase family protein, with protein MTTPKKIVVTGIGATSPLGGTAEETWQALLRGESGISTLEQDWVAKWEIPVTFAGQAKVPSSEVMQRIETKRLDPSSQFALTAAREAWADAGSPEVDPLRFAVDWATGIGGVWTLLDAWDTLREKGPRRVLPMTVPMLMPNGPAAAVGMDLGARAGIQTVVSACASSTESIASAYEHLQAGRADIIVAGGSEASIHPLPIASFAAMQALSKRNDDPQRASRPYDIARDGFVLGEGGAALVLETEEHAKARGARIYAELVGGAVTSDAFHITAPDPEGTAAARAMIQSIEGAGYSRSDVSHINVHATSTPVGDIAEYKALERVFGDAVHGIPVSATKASTGHLLGGAGAIEAVFTVKALAERTAPPTINLTEQDPDIPLDVVTSPRSLGDGDLLAISNSFGFGGHNAVIAFRSV; from the coding sequence ATGACCACCCCCAAGAAGATCGTCGTCACCGGCATCGGCGCGACGTCTCCGCTCGGCGGCACCGCCGAGGAGACCTGGCAGGCGCTCCTCCGCGGCGAGTCGGGCATCAGCACGCTGGAGCAGGACTGGGTCGCCAAGTGGGAGATCCCCGTCACCTTCGCCGGACAGGCCAAGGTGCCGTCCTCCGAGGTCATGCAGCGGATCGAGACCAAGCGCCTCGACCCGTCGAGCCAGTTCGCGCTCACGGCCGCCCGTGAGGCGTGGGCCGACGCCGGATCCCCCGAGGTCGACCCGCTGCGCTTCGCCGTGGACTGGGCGACCGGCATCGGCGGCGTGTGGACGCTCCTCGACGCCTGGGACACCCTCCGCGAGAAGGGCCCCCGCCGGGTCCTCCCCATGACGGTGCCCATGCTCATGCCCAACGGACCCGCGGCCGCGGTCGGCATGGACCTCGGCGCGCGCGCCGGCATCCAGACCGTCGTGTCGGCCTGCGCCTCCAGCACCGAGTCGATCGCCAGCGCGTACGAGCACCTCCAGGCCGGCCGCGCCGACATCATCGTCGCCGGCGGTTCCGAGGCCTCCATCCACCCGCTCCCCATCGCGTCGTTCGCCGCGATGCAGGCGCTGTCGAAGCGGAACGACGACCCGCAGCGCGCGTCGCGTCCCTACGACATCGCGCGCGACGGCTTCGTGCTCGGCGAGGGCGGAGCCGCCCTCGTCCTCGAGACCGAGGAGCACGCGAAGGCCCGCGGCGCTCGCATCTACGCCGAGCTCGTGGGCGGCGCGGTCACGAGCGACGCGTTCCACATCACGGCGCCGGACCCCGAGGGGACGGCCGCCGCGCGGGCCATGATCCAGAGCATCGAGGGCGCTGGATACTCGCGCTCCGACGTCTCGCACATCAACGTCCACGCGACGAGCACGCCCGTCGGCGACATCGCCGAGTACAAGGCCCTCGAGCGCGTGTTCGGCGACGCCGTCCACGGGATCCCGGTGAGCGCCACGAAGGCGTCGACCGGGCATCTCCTCGGCGGCGCGGGCGCCATCGAGGCCGTCTTCACCGTGAAGGCTCTGGCGGAGCGCACCGCTCCCCCGACGATCAACCTCACGGAGCAGGACCCCGACATCCCGCTCGACGTGGTGACGTCGCCCCGGTCGTTGGGCGACGGCGACCTGCTCGCCATCAGCAACTCGTTCGGCTTCGGCGGGCACAACGCGGTCATCGCGTTCCGCAGCGTCTAG
- a CDS encoding acyl carrier protein, protein MALSTEEVLAGLAELVNDETGIATDTVEMDKSFTDDLDIDSISMMTIVVNAEEKFDVKIPDEEVKNLKTVGDAVTFITNAQS, encoded by the coding sequence ATGGCACTGTCCACCGAAGAAGTCCTGGCCGGCCTGGCCGAGCTCGTCAACGACGAGACCGGGATCGCCACCGACACCGTCGAGATGGACAAGTCGTTCACCGACGACCTGGACATCGACTCGATCTCGATGATGACGATCGTCGTCAACGCCGAGGAGAAGTTCGACGTCAAGATCCCCGACGAGGAAGTCAAGAACCTCAAGACCGTCGGCGACGCGGTCACGTTCATCACCAACGCGCAGTCCTGA
- a CDS encoding beta-ketoacyl-ACP synthase III, with protein MTDQPRPTIRTAPVVERFTRIWGLGAARGELDVPNDDLVGPIDSSDEWIRQRTGIITRKRAGADVDAVDLATTASLEAIAKAGIRPEQIGIVLVSTVSNTVQTPSMAALLADRIGANPAPAYDVSAACAGYTYGIAQADSFIRSGLAEYVLVVGAEKLSDIVDPTDRSISFLLGDGAGAAIVGPSDTPGISPTVWGSDGSNWDAVGMTGTLKSMRDGSAWPTLRQDGQKVFRWAVWEMVKVAKEALDRAGVAPEQLAAFIPHQANMRIVDEFAKQLGLPESVAIARDIATTGNTSAASIPLATHRLLEEDPSLSGGLALQIGFGAGLVFGAQVVVLP; from the coding sequence ATGACCGACCAGCCCCGCCCCACCATCCGGACCGCGCCCGTGGTCGAGCGCTTCACCCGCATCTGGGGCCTCGGCGCCGCCCGCGGCGAGCTCGACGTACCCAACGACGACCTCGTCGGCCCGATCGACTCCTCGGACGAGTGGATCCGCCAGCGGACCGGCATCATCACGCGGAAGCGTGCGGGCGCCGACGTCGATGCGGTCGACCTCGCGACCACGGCGTCCCTCGAGGCCATCGCGAAGGCCGGCATCCGTCCGGAGCAGATCGGCATCGTCCTCGTCAGCACCGTGAGCAACACCGTGCAGACGCCGTCGATGGCGGCGCTCCTCGCCGACCGCATAGGCGCGAACCCCGCGCCGGCCTACGACGTCTCGGCCGCGTGCGCCGGGTACACGTACGGCATCGCGCAGGCGGACTCCTTCATCCGGTCGGGCCTCGCGGAGTACGTCCTCGTGGTCGGCGCGGAGAAGCTGTCCGACATCGTCGATCCGACCGACCGCTCCATCTCGTTCCTGCTCGGCGACGGCGCAGGCGCCGCGATCGTCGGCCCGAGCGACACCCCCGGCATCTCGCCGACCGTGTGGGGCTCGGACGGCTCCAACTGGGACGCGGTAGGCATGACCGGCACCCTGAAGAGCATGCGAGACGGATCCGCGTGGCCCACGCTCCGCCAGGACGGACAGAAGGTCTTCCGCTGGGCGGTCTGGGAGATGGTGAAGGTCGCCAAGGAGGCGCTCGACCGCGCGGGCGTCGCCCCTGAGCAGCTCGCCGCCTTCATCCCCCACCAGGCCAACATGCGCATCGTCGACGAGTTCGCGAAGCAGCTCGGCCTCCCCGAGTCCGTCGCCATCGCGCGCGACATCGCCACCACGGGCAACACCTCCGCCGCATCGATCCCGCTCGCCACCCATCGCCTGCTCGAGGAGGACCCGTCGCTGTCCGGCGGCCTCGCTCTGCAGATCGGCTTCGGCGCAGGACTCGTCTTCGGCGCGCAGGTCGTCGTCCTCCCCTGA
- a CDS encoding ACP S-malonyltransferase produces MIIVVCPGQGSQKPGFLSSWLERPEHARRLGELGDAAGLDLVTHGTTSDADTIRDTAVAQPLIVAAGIVALHALLADGRDAYVAGIAGHSVGEITAAAGAGILTDDEAMRVVRTRGDAMAEAAAITRTGMSAVVGGDQDAVLARLAELDLEPANFNGGGQIVVAGAPDALAALQAEPLRGTRVIPLQVAGAFHTHHMSPAVDALRTAVAPLEPRDPRFPVWTNRDGSRVESGAAYLDLIVGQVASPVRWDLCMDAFAAAGVTGLIEVAPAGALTGLAKRGLKGLPTLALSTPDDLPAAIDMLDAHA; encoded by the coding sequence ATGATCATCGTCGTCTGCCCGGGCCAGGGCTCCCAGAAGCCCGGCTTCCTCTCCTCGTGGCTCGAGCGCCCCGAGCACGCGCGGCGGCTGGGTGAGCTGGGCGACGCGGCGGGCCTCGACCTCGTGACCCACGGCACGACGTCCGACGCCGACACCATCCGCGACACCGCCGTCGCGCAGCCGCTTATCGTGGCGGCGGGCATCGTGGCCCTGCATGCGCTCCTCGCCGACGGCCGCGACGCATACGTCGCCGGCATCGCGGGACATTCTGTCGGTGAGATCACCGCTGCCGCGGGCGCCGGCATCCTGACGGATGACGAGGCCATGCGCGTCGTGCGCACCCGCGGCGACGCGATGGCGGAGGCCGCCGCGATCACCCGCACGGGGATGAGCGCCGTCGTCGGCGGGGACCAGGACGCCGTCCTCGCGCGGCTCGCCGAGCTCGACCTCGAGCCGGCCAACTTCAACGGCGGCGGCCAGATCGTCGTCGCCGGAGCGCCCGACGCCCTCGCCGCCCTGCAGGCCGAGCCCCTCCGCGGGACGCGCGTCATTCCGCTCCAGGTCGCGGGCGCATTCCACACCCACCACATGTCCCCCGCGGTCGACGCCCTGCGCACCGCGGTCGCGCCGCTCGAACCGCGCGACCCGCGCTTCCCCGTCTGGACGAACCGGGACGGGAGCCGCGTCGAGTCCGGCGCCGCGTACCTCGACCTCATCGTCGGCCAGGTCGCGAGCCCCGTGCGCTGGGACCTGTGCATGGACGCCTTCGCCGCCGCGGGCGTCACCGGCCTCATCGAGGTCGCCCCCGCCGGTGCGCTGACCGGCCTGGCCAAGCGCGGCCTCAAGGGCCTGCCCACGCTGGCGCTCTCCACACCCGACGACCTCCCGGCGGCGATCGACATGCTCGACGCGCACGCCTGA
- a CDS encoding PucR family transcriptional regulator — translation MTPSDRHDTDVETGETKAETLAWLRSLSGELASATLKRLEDTLPWYGDMPPGRRSAVGLVAQAGITSFIHWYDDPDSTPWIAADVFGAAPRELLRSVSLQQTLQLIRVTVEVVEDRVRDRHRTVRDAILLYSREIAFAAADVYARAAEARGLWDARLEALVVDSILSGEYDDELPSRIAALGWHGHGEVSVLVGTAPAVLDVDQLRRTARHLEADVLIGVQGSRLVLVIGRASPAVVDPEAAAPEAPPVSFLEIATQLEPGFGAGHLVLGHEVPSLVEASRSARAALAGFAVARSWRNAPRPTLADDLLPERALAGDPLARSTLINRIYKPLQAHSTELLATLWCYLDTGRSLEATARELFVHPNTVRYRLKRVSDVIGWDATGAREALILQAALIIGSIAEAGTTVPKQQGSGRARPKRQAAR, via the coding sequence GTGACACCGAGCGACCGGCACGACACCGACGTGGAGACCGGGGAGACGAAGGCGGAGACGCTTGCGTGGCTCCGGTCCCTGTCGGGTGAGCTCGCGAGCGCGACGCTCAAGCGGCTGGAGGACACGCTGCCCTGGTACGGCGACATGCCGCCGGGGCGGCGGTCCGCCGTGGGGCTCGTCGCGCAGGCCGGCATCACGTCGTTCATCCACTGGTACGACGATCCGGACTCGACGCCCTGGATCGCCGCGGACGTCTTCGGTGCCGCGCCGCGCGAGCTCCTCCGCTCCGTCAGCCTCCAGCAGACGCTGCAGCTCATCCGCGTGACCGTGGAGGTCGTCGAGGACCGGGTCCGCGACCGGCACCGCACGGTGCGCGACGCGATCCTGCTGTATTCGCGGGAGATCGCGTTCGCCGCGGCCGACGTCTACGCACGCGCCGCAGAGGCCCGCGGCCTCTGGGACGCCCGGCTCGAGGCGCTCGTCGTCGACAGCATCCTCTCCGGCGAGTACGACGACGAGCTGCCTTCGCGGATCGCCGCGCTCGGCTGGCACGGGCACGGTGAGGTCTCCGTCCTCGTGGGCACGGCTCCCGCGGTGCTCGACGTCGACCAGCTGCGTCGCACCGCGCGGCACCTCGAGGCCGACGTGCTCATCGGCGTCCAGGGCAGCCGGCTCGTCCTCGTCATCGGACGCGCGTCCCCCGCCGTCGTCGACCCGGAGGCCGCCGCGCCGGAGGCTCCCCCGGTCTCCTTCCTCGAGATCGCGACGCAGCTCGAGCCCGGGTTCGGAGCAGGTCACCTCGTGCTCGGCCACGAGGTCCCCAGCCTCGTCGAGGCGTCGCGGAGCGCACGGGCGGCCCTGGCGGGCTTCGCCGTCGCGCGGTCGTGGCGGAACGCCCCGCGTCCGACGCTCGCCGACGACCTGCTCCCGGAGCGCGCCCTGGCCGGCGACCCGCTCGCGCGCTCGACCCTCATCAACCGGATCTACAAGCCGCTGCAGGCGCACTCCACCGAGCTGCTCGCGACGCTCTGGTGCTACCTCGACACTGGCCGCTCCCTCGAGGCGACCGCGCGCGAGCTGTTCGTGCACCCCAACACGGTCCGCTACCGCCTGAAGCGCGTGTCGGACGTGATCGGGTGGGATGCCACGGGGGCGCGCGAGGCGCTCATCCTGCAGGCCGCGCTCATCATCGGCAGCATCGCCGAGGCGGGCACGACGGTCCCCAAGCAGCAGGGGTCGGGTCGCGCCCGCCCCAAGCGCCAGGCGGCGCGGTGA